DNA from Candidatus Dependentiae bacterium:
GCTTGAGCGACATCGTTTTGGCTAAATAATGTGAAATCATCATCGTCATCTGGTTGCAGTTTTCTTGTTTGTCTTAAAACAGATCTAATTTGTTGTGTCGTTTTATCCATTTTATCACTAGTTGCTACAGAAATTATAATTGCTCCCATGCCGTGGATTCCAGCAATTTTACGTTGAACTGTAGAAAATGGGGCTAAAATAGCGTCGTCCTGATCCATTCCATTTGGCATTTTTCCTTTTTCTGTCAAAACTCCAACTACTTTGAATGGTAAACCTTTGATTCGAATTGTTTTACCCAAGACTTCTTCTGTTCCAAAAAGCTCTTTGCGCACTGTTTTGCCCAAAACCGCTACTTTGTTACCAGATCTCATATCTTGCGGTGAAAAAAAGTCGCCTTCAGCAAGCGGCCACTGACGAATATCTAAATAATTTGAATCAACTCCGGCTATTGTTGTTTTCCAGTTTTGATTTTCTCTTACTACTTTTGCAATGCGCATTATAGCAGGAGATGCTTGGTAAATATCTTCACATTCATCCATTATCGCTCTAAAATCTTTATCTTTTAGCGAAGTGCTCATCCCCGGACCCATTGCTCTATGTTTAGGTTCCCCTGATAAAATTATTATAAAGTTTGTTCCAAGCCCTTGAATCTCCTTGTTTACTCTGAATTTTGCACCTTCACCAATAGACATGACTGAGATGATAGAAATAATACCTATAATTATTCCAAGAGTTGTAAGCAATGATCTAGTTTTGTGTTTGCTAAGCGATCGCAGTGCGGATTGTAAAAGTAAATAAAAATTCATATTCTTTTATCCGAAATTATTTGGCCATCTTTTAAATCAATAATTCTTTTAGTTTGATTTGCAATATCAGGTTCGTGTGTGACAATTATGATGGTTGTTTTGTTTTCTGTATTTAATTTTTTAAATAATGTCATGATGTTTTCACTTGTTTGGGTATCAAGGTTTCCTGTTGGTTCATCTGCTAAAATAACTGCAGGATTGTTTGCCAATGCTCGAGCTATAGCAACTCTTTGTTGTTGCCCACCAGAAAGTTGGTAGGGGTAATGATGTAATCGTTCACCAAGTTCAACTTTCTGCAATAATTCAACAGCTTTTTTGCGGGCTTCTGTTTCAGATTTTCCTGCGTAAATTATAGGAAGTGCAACATTATCGGTTGCTGTCAAATCAGCAAGAAGATAAAATTTTTGGAAAACAAAACCAATTTTTTGATTTCTTATATGTGCAAGTTCATCTTTTGAAAGGTGTGCTACGTTTTTGCCATCGATAAAATAATCACCAGAAGTGGGAATATCTAAACAACCAAGTAAATTCATTAAAGTTGTTTTACCTGATCCAGAAGTTCCAATAATCGCTAAAAAATCTTCTTTAAAAACTTCAAGCGAAACGCCTTTTAATATTGTAATATCGATTTCGCCCATTTTAAAAACTTTTACTAAGTTTTGAGCTTTTAGAATGACTTCCATCAGCCGATTCCGCCTTTTCCTTTGAACATACCTTGTAAGAATTTATCTTCTTTTGCTTCTTCTGTTATATCAATAATCACTTGAGAATCTTTATTTAGTCCGGTAACGATTTGTGTATATTTTCCATCGGTAGCTCCAAGTCGAACTAAAATTTGTTTGAAAGCCTTACCGTCAACTACCCAGATAAAGTCGTCATGACCTTTTTTCTTTTCAAAAGAAGATTTAGTAAATGAATATTGTAGTTTCTGTGCGATTTTTTCAAGAGATGCATCATTAATTCTTAAAGCTTTGTTTGGAACGCAAAGGGCATTTTTTTCATTTGCAACTTCAACATAAATATCAGCTGTCATATTTGGTCGAAGTTTTAGATCTGGATTTGCTACATCAATTATTGCAGCGTAAGTGACAACGTTTTCTACTATTTTTGAAAGATATCGGACTTCGTTTACGATGCCAGAGTAGTGCGTTTTAGGAAAAGCATCTACCGTAAATCTTGCGCTTTGTCCTTCTTTTAACATTCCAACGTCTGCTTCATCAACGTCGACATTTATTTCCATTTTTGTAAGATCTTTTGCGATAATATAAAGTTCTGTTGCTTGGAGTACGGAAGTTATCATTTGTCCTAAATCAATCTTTTTTGCAATTACGACCCCATCACCCGGCGATTTAATGAAAAGGTTATCATATTCTTGTTGTGCGATTTCAAGTTGAGCTTCGAGGGCTTTTACCTTTTCTCTTGCAACATTTAAATTTGTTGTGACCTCATCAAATGTATTTTTGGCAATTTGGCCGAGATCATAAAGAGCTTTTTCTCTTTTGAAGAACACTTCTTGATAAGCTTGTTGCGCTTTTGCTTCGCCCAAAAGATGTTGGATTCGTTTTACATCGCTATAACCTTTTCCATTATCAATTTCAAGCAAAACCTGATCTTTTTTTACATTGGCATTGTCATAAGCATAAATTTTGACAACTCTTCCTGCTACGAGCGATCCAACGGTGATCTGGTCTTTTGCTTTTAGGGTTCCGGAAGAGTTAACAAATTGCTGAATATCTCGGGTGCTTGGAGTTACTGTTTGATAAAGTGAAATTTCTGTTTTAGTTGTTTTTTTATAATAAAAGAAACTACTTGATGCGATAGCTATAGTAGCAACTAAACTAAAAATAATGATTTTATTTTTGAACATAATTTTTTGATCCCTTTAAAAATTATTAATTTTTTGGATAACCACATGCAAAGTTTAAGTCCATATATTTGATTTCTACAGCTACTCTGAGTTCTAGCCAGTCAAATTGTGCTTTTTCCCAAGAGGTTTTTGCAGCTTCAAAGTCTACTTTGCTAATTAATCCAACTGTAAATTCTTCATTCCTTAATAAAAATTGATTTTTTGCTTGAGCTAATTCTGCATTTTTAGCTTCTAATTCTTTTAACAAAATATTGAGTTGATAGTATGCTTTTTGGACTTCTTCAGTAATATCATCATGTAAATCATCTTTTTCTAAAATAGCTTTTGCCTTTTGAGCTTTTGCAGCAGATTGTAAATGCTTATTTGCAAGACCGTCAAAGATATTCCAATTAAGACTAACTCCAGCGTTTCCAAAATAGTTAACGGGAGAAAACGCGGATTGTTTTGTGAATGTTTGGTTGCCTAAAACGCTTACGGATGGCAAATATTGATTTATGTAATATTTACTTTGTAATTTTGCCTTTTCGATCTCTTTTTGTTTTGCTTTTAATTCTTTTCTATTTTCTAAAGCTTTAGTTTGATAGGTTTTAAAACTTTCGAGTTTTGGAAGAGGGTTATCTTTATCCCACATAAGATTTACATTTGTATTTGGCTGTGAATAAATTTCTGTTCCGATGTAATATTCAAATGTTTTTCTAATTGATATCAGTTGATCTTCATAAGATTTAACATCAGCTATGTTTTTTTCGTATGTTGCTTGTGCCTGCATGAATTGATTTTTACTGATAAGGCCTACTTTGTAAGCTTCTCGGGATTTTTCAAATTGTTCTATTGCAGATTTATTTAATGCTTTGATAAATGCTATTTTTTTCTCTGTTACCCAGCATCTTAAGAATGAGGTTTCGACTTGATTTCGAACAAGATCGGTAGCAATTTCTTTTTGATATTTTGCGATAGAAACATCTTTTTTATTAATTTTGTATTGTTCGAGAGGTCCACCAAAACTGTAAAGTAGTTGGCTTACACCTAAGTTTACTTCAGGTTTTAATCCTTCTTTATGTTCAACAAATTGTTCAGATGTTTCAGCTGTAATTTGAGGGAAGTATCCGCTCAATGCACTTTTTGCAATGTAATTTGCAGATTTGATGTCGCATTCGCTTTCCATAATGCTGTTGCTGTATTGATATCCCATTTCTATAGCTTTAGGTATTGTTAAATCCATGATTGTGAGGGTAGGTATAGTTTTTGGCTCTTGTTTAGGAATTATGGTTGCTTGATCCGGTTTAGAATTTGTTGATTGATTTTTTTGTACAGTAACTGTATTGCAAGGCTCGTCTTTTGCGATTAATGCAACATGTGTTGATAAAACTAGAAATGTAAAAAGATATAAAAGCTTTTTGTTCATTATTTTTCAATTTAAAAAACTTATAAAATATTCTATCCAATAAATGTAACACTCTTTTGAAATTTTAAAAGAGAATTTTCAAAAAAACGTTTAAAAAGTATGCTTTCTAAGCATCTACATTTAAAAAATTCAGTATATCTTTTTCGACTAATTCAAGTTTTTTTGAAGTGATTAAACCGGCGGCGTTTTTATGTCCTCCACCTCCAAAGTTAGAAGCTAGTTTGTTCACATCCATATTTTTGGAGCGAAAAGAGACTTGCACCATGTTATCTTCGTTTTCATAAATTAGGATAGCAAGCTCACTTGTTGAAATATCGCTTACAAGATTTATAAATCCCACCAAAGCTGTGCTTGTTAAATTATATTTTTTAAAATCTTCTTTTTTTACTGTTGACCAAATGATTTTAGAGTCGGAAGTGCTTTTTAATTTATTTAGAAGCTCGCCCCAAAATTGTAGCATTGCAGGTGTTTTAGTTGCAAGTATTTCTGCTTGAAGTTTGTATAAATCAGCACCTTTTCCCATTAAAGTAGTTGCGACTTGTAAAGTGTTTGTGGTTGTTGATTGTGTTTTGAAAATTTTGCTATCAGATAAAATGCCGAATAAAAGTTTGGTTGCAACAACTTTATCTATTTTTTCGCTGTTAAATTTGTCTAAAATATCAAAAAGGAGTTCGCATGCACTGCTCAGTGGTTCTAAAAAGTTGATTGTTGGTTTTATATCGCTACTAATGTGGTGGTCGATATTAATAAATGGAATATTTAGAAATTCTTTAGGGAAAAATAATCTGCTATAGGTTGATGTATCAAGCGCTATGAGAAGATCTGGCATTTGTTTAAAGGAATTTATAAAAACATTTTTGGAAGCATATTGCGTTTCTATTTCAGGAGGTGTTGGATAAACGGTTTCGATCTGTTTTTCACCTATTTCACTGATGCAATTCTCTAGAAATGTTTCTAGCGCTCCACATGATCCGATAGCATCTCCATCAGGCTTAAAGTGAGTTAATAAAGTTATTTTTTTTGAATTTTTTATTAAATTCCACGCTGCATCTAGATTTTTTTTATTCATAGTTTTCAAATTTGTTTCCATAAATTTTTTCCAATTCGCTTATTGTGTAACTTCCTTTTCTAACGACTTTAACATAATTTCCTTCGGAGCAATCAATAATTGTTGAAGGTAAATTTAAAGTATCATTTTGTTTGGTTACATTTAAATCATCAACCAAATATTTTATTTCATTGATTATTAGTGGTTCTATTTTTTCAAATTTTGTTGGAGCGGGTTTGCCTGATTTGTTTGCGCTTGTCGAAAATAATCCATCAAATTCTTGTAATATTTGGTTTAGTCCTTCGTGCTTGGGGCATCGGATAGCGATTGTATTAGCTTTGGATTTTAAAAAAGAAGGAAGATCTGATTTTCCTTTGAAGATAATAGTTAATGGTCCAGGCCAGCATTTGTTTATAAGATTTAAAAGCTGTTTATTAACAGTTATTTTGTCGACAAAATTAAATATTTGAGAGGGTGATGCTATTAATATCAAATAAGGTTTATCATTTCGCTCCTCTTTAATAGCATTTAATTTTTCAAAAGCTTCTTGTGATATTTGTCCCAAAAAACCCAAAATCGTGTCTGTAGTTACAATAGATATTTCATTATGTTTTAGAGAAGTGGTGAGCTTTAAAATATCATCCGATTTTTGCCAAAAAAGAAGGTTTTTATGCATTTTCTCCCTTATTTACTTTAATTTATTAATTTTTAAAAAAAGAATTTATTAGAAAAATATAGTATTTCAAATAAAAATGTAGTTTTTTGCATTTTTTGTTCAAAAAATTGATGTTTTTTTAATTATCTAGTGGTTGCAATATAAGACAAATGGTATAAGTTGTCTTATATCATTAAGAATATAAATTGTATTTGAAAATTCAAATCAAATTATAATTTTCTTGAAAAAGTTGTAAATGGAGGGTAGAAAAAATGAATCTGAAATATTATTTTTAAGTTTAAAACGGGAGTCTTACTATGAGTATTAATCTTACATCTAGCCAAAAGCATAAAAATGAAGAAAATGTTTTGGGCAAAAACAGAAGTTACAATGATGTAATAGAATTTTTGTCTGCTGCTAATCAAATTGATTACAGCAAAAATGCAATTTCTAGAATGCAAGAATTGAATAAAGAGTTTGATGATGTTGCATCAAAGCTCGATATTATTTTGATTGGTGGAGTCAATGGCAAAAGTTTAACTATTAATTTCGCTGCCAAGCTTTTGGCAGAGGAAGGAATAAGAGCCGGAGCTTGTTATTCTTCTCATATTTTGACCTATAACGAAAGAATTACTTTAGATTCAAAATATATACAAAATAAACAGTTTACAGATTCTATTAATGAAGTATTAAATGTTGTAGAAGCAAAAAAATTAAAAGCAACAGCATTTGAAATAGTTACTATGGCATCATTACTTTATTTCAAGTCAGAAAAAGTTGATGTAGTTTTTCTTGAAGTTGGTATGGGCGGAACGTTAGATGCTACAAATTTTGTAAAACCAAAAATTTCAGCTGTAACTCAAGTGTCTATGGATGACATGGATGTTTTGGGTACAGATTTCGATAAAGTTACTGGTGAATTAATGGGAATTGCAAAAAATGATTGTTATTTTATTTCTGCAGAACAAAGTAAGACTTGTTTGCAAAAAATGAAAGAATTTTCAGATGTTGCAGGAGCAAAATGGATGATGCCTATTCGAAAACAATCAGCTCTTCCTTATATTTATGAACAGCTTTACGGTAGAACAGCTTCGCTTGCAGAAAGAATAGCTCTTATCTATGTTGAAAATATTAAAGGTAAATTTTCTCCATTTCTTCGTGGTAATTTGCTTTTGACCAAACAAGGTCAGCGCGGTAGACCAACTCTAGAAGAAAAGAAAAAAGCAATATTAAATCCTGTAAAAACTTTAAAAAGTTTTTGGAACGAAAAATTTGAATTACTTCGTGGTCGATTTGAACTGTTAGAAAAAGAAAAACCAACAATTATTTTGGACAATGCTCATAACTTAGATGCACTTGCAAACCTTTTCCTTGGAATTAGATTGTTACATTACAAAAAATCTATTAATGGATTTGTTCTAATTTTGGGTATGAAAAGTTTTCATGATGCAAATGAGGTTGTTAAATCTATTAGATATTTGCTTAAGAAAATTAGTGGACAAGTGTTTTTTGTTCCAGCTCCTGGCGAGCAAAATGTTCATAATCCTGAAGAGCTTTGCAAACTTGCAAAAAGCTTTGGAATTAGAGCAAATTCTTACAAATCATTAAATGAGGCTTTTGAAGTAGCAAGACAAGCAGTAGATGAAAGACAAGGCCTTATAGCTATCGCAGGAACAACTTCAATGGTTTCAGAATATTGGAAAAACAAAGACATAAAGAAGTTTAACTAAAAAATAATCCTTTTTATTAAGCGTTTATTATACAAAAAGGGCCAGAAATTTCTGGCCCTTTTTTATTTTTTATATTGTTTCTACTTCGAATCTTTTTTACCTATTCTTCCAACTCTTATTCTACTTAAGTTTTCCGTTTTCAAATATTTGCTTGCGATCGTGTTTATTTCATCTACTGTAATAGAGTTGATTCTTTTTAAAACTTTATCGTAGTAATCAAATCCAAGATTTAAAGAATCTAATACATAAAATTTGGTTGCTAAATTGTTGTATGTTGCTGAAGAATCGATCAACCCTTTAAGATAAAGTTGTTTTGCAACTTCAAGTTCATCTTGCGTGATTTTTTTAGAATTTGAGATCGATTTGATAAGGTTTAGCATAGAGTCTTCCGCTTTTTCTAATGTATCAAGGCTGAGGATTGCATAAATAAAATCTACGCCTAAATATTTATTAGATCCTGATGCTATTCCACCTGATGCACGATAAAACCATCCAGTCTCTTCTCTAAGCTGATAAAGTCTTGAACCTAAGGAGGAAAAGCAAATTAGATTTACAAGTTGCAGAGGAATGTAGTCATCGTTATAAACATCAACATCAGATCTTCTGCCAAAAATTAAAACAATTTGATTTCGTAGCATGAAATGGTCTACGTTTTCAACATCTATCGGAGAATATTTTGGCATTTGTGGTTCTTGGTATTTATCACCTTTCCAGTTTCCAAAAGTATTTTTTATATTGTTTTCCATTTCTGCTGAGTCGAAATCACCTACGATTGTCAAAATTAGGTGTGAAGGTGAAACATGTTGAGAATAAAATGTTTTTATATTTTTTAATGATAAGTCTTTTAGATATTTTTCCATTTCTTTCAAATCCCATCCAAATGGATGATTTTTGTAAGCTATTTTGCGCGAAATACGTGATGCAATATATTTTGGATCGTCTTGATTTCTTGCAAAATCTTCTAAAAGGTTTGTTTTTAATTTATCAAAAGATTTTGAAGGAAACGTGGGATTTTCGATGACATGCATTAAATGTTTAAATATTTGCGGGTAAGTTTCCTTTAGAGTATTAACACTGACACCTGTTTCATCAAAACTATAAGCAGCACCATTGCGCTCAAAAAAATCGACAATTTCTTTTTTAGAAAGATTTGAGCTTTCTTCTATGAGCATATCCATTGCAAGGCCTAACGCCGTTCCTTCTTTTGCGGCAGCAAAATATGAGGCATCTTTAAATTTTAGATTGAGAGCGACAAATGGCCATTGTTTTTTTTGAAGTAAAATTACTTTTAAGCCATTTTCCAAGGTGAATGTTTTATCAGGCTTTGGGTATTGAAATTCAAGCGGATTTGCTGGGGGCATGTTTTTTATGAAGCGAGCTTCTTCAAGCGTTGTTGTTCGATTATGTTTTCCCAAAATCGCAAGATCTAAATTATCTTCTTTTTGACTATCTAAAAGTGCTTTATCTTCTAAATGCTTTGGAAGAGGATTTATTTTGATCTCACTCATCGAGTCAGGAGCTAAATAATTCGCAGCATAATCTTGAAGGTTTTGAGATTTTAGATTTAAAAGATTATTTATATCTTTAAAGATATTTAATTCATCACCCGTTGCAAAATATGAGTAAATCCATTCTGATACGAAATGACCTGGATTTTGTATTGTTTCAAAAAAGGCTAGTCGTGTTACATTTCTTACTTTTTCAAGCTCTTCATCGCTAACGCCTTTTTGGATTAATTTGTTAAGTTCAGACGTTACTAACTTTTTGCATTGTTCTTCTTTGCCGCTAATAGGTTCGATAAAAATAAATAATACGCTAGTGTTCATGAGTACGTCTGAAGCTACCGAAACACTTGTTGCTATTTTTTCTTCGTCTACTAATTTGCGATAAAGTCTACTTCCATCACCTGAACCTAAAATAAATTCTAAAGCTTGTTGCTCTAGGTATTGTTTTTCTTTGAGTCCAGGAACTGTGAAATAATAACCAATAATTGGTTTTTCTACTTGTTTGAAAATTGTTGTATTAGTGATTGTTGGTATTTGAGGTACAAATGGAAGAGCGTCTTGTAGATAAGAACTGGTTACTTTTATATTTTCGAAATTAGCTTTTGCAAGAGCAATTGCTTCTTTTGTATCAACGTCACCCATTATAAACAATGTTGCATGATTTGGTTGATAATATTTTTTGTAAAACTTTTTTAAATTTTCGGAGTTTAAGTTTAGTAGCGAATCTTTAAATCCAATTATTGGAAAATGGTAAGGATGGTTTGATGGAAATATTTGTGCTTCTGCTATATCAACGCCTAATCTAACATAATCATCTTGATACATTTTTAACTCTGAAATTACAGTTTTCAGTTCGGACGCAAGATGTTGTGAGTCGAATCTAGCGTTTACCATGCAGTCTGCGAGTATTGGTACAAAAAATTTCCAGTTATTGCTGTTAACTTCAAAATAGTAACTTGTAACATCTTTGGATGTGAATGCGTTAAGTGTTGCGCCATATTTTCGTGCAATGCCGTCTATGTCGCCCTCGGATAATTTATCGGTTCCTTTGAAAATCATATGTTCGATTAAATGCGCAAGCCCTCGTTCATTTGGTTGTTCAACTGCAGATCCGATATCATATGCGATTTGGACTAAAACTTTTGGAATAGCTTTGTTTTCAAAAACTAAAATAGTCATTCCATTTTCTAGCACAACTTTTGTGATTTTGTCTGTTGGAATATTAATGGGAGTACTCCTTTGAGTTTTGGTATGCCAATAATTTAAATTTTCTTTACGATGACAGCTTACACTTTTGAAAATTAGTACTGTCAATAATATCAAGAAGACCGTGGTTGTAAATACGAGTTTATTCCTTAAAAACATTTATACTCCTTTTTTAAATAAATTTAGGAAATCGAGACGTTAGATAAATTACCAAATAAACATGTTGTTGTACAAATTTGACGGATTTTTGGGAAACGCTTAACTTAGCAAAGTTATTTTTAGGTCTTTAATTTGGAAATTATGAAGATTTTGATTTTAAGAGTTTCTGCGATTGGCGATGTT
Protein-coding regions in this window:
- a CDS encoding macrolide ABC transporter ATP-binding protein gives rise to the protein MMEVILKAQNLVKVFKMGEIDITILKGVSLEVFKEDFLAIIGTSGSGKTTLMNLLGCLDIPTSGDYFIDGKNVAHLSKDELAHIRNQKIGFVFQKFYLLADLTATDNVALPIIYAGKSETEARKKAVELLQKVELGERLHHYPYQLSGGQQQRVAIARALANNPAVILADEPTGNLDTQTSENIMTLFKKLNTENKTTIIIVTHEPDIANQTKRIIDLKDGQIISDKRI
- a CDS encoding multidrug ABC transporter substrate-binding protein, which codes for MNFYLLLQSALRSLSKHKTRSLLTTLGIIIGIISIISVMSIGEGAKFRVNKEIQGLGTNFIIILSGEPKHRAMGPGMSTSLKDKDFRAIMDECEDIYQASPAIMRIAKVVRENQNWKTTIAGVDSNYLDIRQWPLAEGDFFSPQDMRSGNKVAVLGKTVRKELFGTEEVLGKTIRIKGLPFKVVGVLTEKGKMPNGMDQDDAILAPFSTVQRKIAGIHGMGAIIISVATSDKMDKTTQQIRSVLRQTRKLQPDDDDDFTLFSQNDVAQAADAATKVLNMLLMIIASISLLVGGIGIMNIMLVTVTERTKEIGIRMALGATTYKILTQFILEAIIICLFGGLIGLACGIVLSKVVGITLGWPVVISAKPVILSLSSSILVGLFFGYYPAYKASRLNPVEALIER